A genomic stretch from Telmatocola sphagniphila includes:
- a CDS encoding acyltransferase family protein, with translation MEQVAQPRRRLVSIDAYRGFVMFLLLGEMFRFDTLAKAFPENSFFKFLALNQSHVEWLGCTLHDLIQPSFSFLVGVSLAFSLAARSTLQSPLRIALHAFWRAFVLIALGIFLRSKNGFQTNYTFEDTLTQIGLGYGFLYLLSRTSIRIQVLALVLILVGYWSLFATYPLPGENFDWSKTGVKPDWSHNLSGFEAHWNKNTNPAWAFDVWFLNLFPRAKPFLYNGGGYATLSFIPTLATMLLGLLAGQLIRMEMSEWKKVGWLILAAIGSLAIGWGLEKAGVCPIVKRIWTSSWVLYSGGWCFLFMAVFQALCEAARFHRWAFPLVEIGSNAIAAYVMDGLIASWISAAWRRHMGTENLRIFGLEYESFFLGTLSILTLWLILFWMYRRKLFIKI, from the coding sequence ATGGAACAAGTTGCTCAGCCGCGGCGGAGATTAGTATCAATCGATGCCTATCGCGGCTTCGTGATGTTCCTGTTACTTGGGGAAATGTTCCGATTCGATACGCTGGCCAAAGCGTTTCCCGAGAACTCATTTTTCAAATTTCTTGCCCTCAATCAAAGCCACGTCGAATGGCTGGGATGTACTCTGCACGATTTGATTCAGCCCTCTTTTTCGTTTCTTGTAGGCGTGTCTTTGGCGTTCTCGCTGGCTGCCCGTTCCACGTTACAATCCCCTTTGCGAATCGCCCTCCATGCGTTCTGGCGGGCGTTCGTTCTCATCGCCTTGGGAATTTTCCTTCGATCCAAAAACGGGTTCCAAACGAATTACACCTTTGAGGACACTCTGACTCAGATAGGGCTGGGCTATGGCTTCCTTTATCTGTTGTCCAGAACCTCGATTCGGATCCAAGTTTTGGCATTGGTACTGATCCTCGTCGGCTACTGGAGTCTGTTCGCCACCTATCCACTCCCCGGTGAAAATTTTGACTGGTCAAAAACGGGAGTCAAGCCTGATTGGTCTCATAACCTGTCCGGATTCGAAGCTCACTGGAACAAAAACACCAATCCGGCCTGGGCGTTCGATGTTTGGTTCTTGAACCTCTTCCCGAGAGCTAAACCATTTCTTTATAATGGGGGCGGCTATGCGACACTCAGCTTCATTCCGACTCTCGCCACCATGCTTTTGGGCTTATTGGCGGGCCAGCTGATTCGAATGGAAATGAGTGAATGGAAGAAAGTCGGCTGGTTGATTCTGGCGGCCATCGGCAGTTTAGCAATTGGCTGGGGCTTGGAAAAAGCGGGTGTCTGTCCCATTGTCAAAAGGATCTGGACATCCAGCTGGGTGTTATACTCAGGCGGCTGGTGTTTCTTATTTATGGCCGTCTTCCAGGCATTATGTGAAGCTGCCAGGTTTCATCGCTGGGCATTTCCTCTGGTTGAGATCGGTTCGAATGCGATTGCCGCCTACGTTATGGATGGGTTGATCGCCTCCTGGATCTCGGCGGCGTGGAGGAGGCATATGGGGACCGAAAACCTGCGAATTTTCGGTCTGGAGTACGAATCATTTTTCCTCGGGACGCTTTCCATCCTGACGCTGTGGCTGATCCTCTTCTGGATGTATCGAAGAAAGCTCTTTATCAAAATCTAA
- a CDS encoding carbohydrate kinase family protein produces the protein MNSIRIVSVGEVLWDLFPGDECLGGAPANFAVHSARNGAAVVFVSAVGEDSRGTQAREILSSYSVDISFIQIKSEFPTGTVGVQLDAQGKPHFQIHENSAWDHLEWSNQFETLIATADAIYFGTLGQRASQSKKTIRRMLELARVRGLRRILDINLRAPFYTNEMLRDSLELATVLKLSDEELPKLLSALGFESTAEPSESLRWIRDKYALDLVAMTRGAAGALLITENDLVDQPGVKVVVQDTVGAGDAFAAALTVHYLLKKSLTEIARISSDVAAQTCTYSGALPPPLLNSSRIQRN, from the coding sequence ATGAATTCTATTCGGATAGTATCTGTCGGCGAAGTGTTGTGGGATCTCTTTCCCGGTGATGAATGCCTGGGCGGAGCCCCGGCGAACTTTGCAGTGCACTCCGCCCGGAATGGGGCGGCCGTGGTTTTTGTCAGTGCGGTGGGAGAGGATAGTCGTGGTACTCAAGCGAGAGAAATTTTATCCTCTTACTCAGTGGACATTTCATTCATTCAAATAAAAAGCGAATTTCCCACGGGGACTGTAGGAGTGCAGTTGGATGCCCAGGGGAAACCCCATTTTCAGATTCACGAGAATTCTGCCTGGGATCATCTCGAGTGGTCCAATCAATTCGAAACTCTGATTGCAACGGCCGATGCAATATACTTCGGAACTCTGGGACAGCGCGCAAGTCAATCAAAGAAAACTATTCGCAGAATGCTGGAACTCGCTCGCGTACGTGGCCTTAGGCGAATTCTGGATATCAACCTTAGAGCCCCATTTTATACCAACGAAATGCTGCGGGACTCGCTCGAGTTAGCAACCGTTTTGAAGCTGAGCGATGAGGAATTGCCCAAATTGCTTTCGGCTCTTGGGTTCGAGTCCACCGCAGAACCTTCTGAAAGCCTTCGTTGGATCCGTGATAAATACGCTCTGGATTTGGTAGCCATGACGCGGGGAGCTGCGGGAGCGTTGCTCATTACCGAGAACGATTTAGTCGATCAACCGGGGGTCAAGGTCGTTGTGCAGGATACCGTGGGGGCCGGCGACGCATTTGCCGCGGCACTCACAGTCCATTATCTTCTCAAGAAATCCTTAACTGAGATTGCCCGCATCAGTTCCGATGTGGCCGCACAAACCTGCACATATAGCGGGGCTTTGCCGCCGCCGCTTTTAAATTCTTCGAGAATTCAACGAAATTGA
- a CDS encoding PSD1 and planctomycete cytochrome C domain-containing protein, giving the protein MLVRVLVLILPLTFASRASAEETVNFNRDIRPILSDHCFQCHGPDESKRKAGLRLDTRESALAKLDSGKAAIVPKQIQNSELIHRITSGDSEVQMPPPSLGKNLSAQQIQLLTKWIDSGATYAGHWAFQSVQKPKVPDIAGLSHPVDRFIRARLARENLKPMPEASRETLIRRVSLDLTGLPPTPKEVDDFLQDKSADAYERVVDRLLKSPRYGEHMAAQWLDFARYADSNGFQTDSSRFQWPWRDWVIKAFNSNEPFNEFTIDQIAGDLRPNARPDQIVATGFNRNHRLNGEGGLIAEEWRIETVIDRVETTGSTWLGLTFNCCRCHDHKFDPISQKEFYQFFAFFNNNSESGILQGDARNTEPVISVSSQATEAELQAFEVQEKEFQSKLNLQLAELSKHESGWEKSFKSQLKSQESVWKILASSSVRSSGNAKLTLQPDGSYLASGPNPVHDTYEIVAPLNAGNFTGLLLETFVDPSLPQQSLGRYSNGNYVLSTVTAEITAPGVNKPISIKFNKAVADYSQAGWEASNLVGNNRQAGWAVDGPTRKQNCKVMLVADQSVSVPAEATIKIKLIHETLNNHNIGKFRLSTSSAPAGTLGLKGSQVPENIRKILEIDKSKRSDTQKSELTKYFRSFGSGPIQETESQIKALKAKRQELLARQPSVMVMKEMPTPRDAFVLIRGQYDRKGEQVSAGLPASLPRPDSKLPMNRLGLAKWMVQDSNPLTARVWVNRAWERFFGTGLVKTSENLGSQAEFPSHPELLDWLAAEFMKPENLPQVAGEPAHNWDMKALHKLLVLSATYRQSAQTTKELLEKDPENRLLARGPRFRLSGEVLRDQALFVSGLMIEKIGGPSVRPYMPEGVWDETSRYGDLRGYKPDNGEGLYRRSLYTIWKRTAAPPSMLIFDSPSREYCAVKRSRTNTPLQALSLLNEITFVEASRKFAERMLLEGGTTPSERLRYGFRLATSREPTPQEELILLDGLKKDFQKFRDKASSAEELLKVGKTARNPKLDPAELAAYTLTANVLLNLDEVVSR; this is encoded by the coding sequence ATGCTGGTTCGAGTGCTCGTTTTAATTCTTCCACTGACTTTTGCATCTCGCGCATCCGCTGAAGAGACGGTCAATTTTAATCGCGACATCCGTCCCATACTTTCCGATCACTGCTTTCAATGTCATGGCCCGGACGAATCTAAGCGGAAAGCCGGTCTGCGACTCGATACAAGGGAAAGCGCTCTTGCCAAACTGGATTCCGGAAAAGCCGCGATCGTTCCCAAGCAAATACAAAACAGCGAACTGATCCATCGCATCACGAGCGGCGATAGCGAAGTCCAGATGCCGCCACCTAGCCTGGGGAAAAATCTCAGTGCCCAACAAATTCAGCTTTTAACGAAATGGATTGATTCCGGAGCGACTTATGCCGGCCATTGGGCCTTCCAATCGGTGCAAAAACCGAAGGTGCCAGACATCGCCGGTCTTTCGCACCCGGTGGATCGATTTATTCGAGCGCGATTGGCGAGGGAAAATTTGAAGCCCATGCCCGAAGCGAGTCGAGAAACCTTGATCCGACGAGTGTCGCTGGATCTCACGGGATTACCTCCGACACCCAAGGAAGTTGACGATTTTCTCCAAGATAAATCGGCCGATGCCTATGAGCGGGTAGTAGATCGGCTCCTGAAGTCTCCTCGTTATGGGGAACATATGGCCGCCCAATGGCTCGATTTCGCCCGTTATGCCGACAGTAATGGGTTCCAGACGGACAGTAGCCGTTTTCAATGGCCTTGGCGTGACTGGGTGATCAAGGCTTTCAATTCCAATGAGCCCTTCAACGAGTTCACCATCGATCAAATCGCCGGCGATTTGCGCCCGAACGCTCGGCCCGATCAGATCGTAGCCACTGGTTTTAACAGAAACCATCGGTTGAACGGGGAAGGGGGCTTGATTGCGGAAGAATGGCGGATTGAAACCGTGATCGATCGAGTTGAAACTACCGGTTCCACCTGGCTCGGCCTGACCTTCAACTGCTGCCGATGTCACGATCATAAATTCGATCCGATTTCCCAAAAAGAGTTTTACCAATTTTTCGCCTTCTTCAATAACAACTCGGAATCTGGTATTTTACAAGGGGATGCGCGGAATACGGAACCTGTGATTTCCGTTTCCTCCCAGGCAACAGAGGCAGAACTTCAGGCTTTCGAAGTGCAGGAAAAAGAATTTCAATCGAAATTGAATCTGCAGTTGGCCGAACTGAGCAAGCACGAGTCCGGATGGGAAAAAAGCTTCAAATCTCAGTTAAAATCACAAGAATCGGTTTGGAAAATTCTCGCCTCTTCTTCGGTTCGATCCTCCGGCAATGCCAAACTCACTCTTCAACCGGATGGCTCTTATCTAGCGAGTGGTCCGAACCCCGTTCACGACACTTATGAAATCGTTGCCCCGCTCAATGCTGGAAATTTTACAGGATTGCTCTTGGAGACATTCGTCGATCCGAGTTTACCTCAGCAGAGCCTAGGTCGCTATTCGAATGGGAACTACGTACTCTCGACTGTAACAGCTGAGATTACTGCGCCGGGCGTGAACAAGCCCATTTCAATCAAGTTCAATAAAGCGGTGGCGGACTACTCGCAGGCGGGTTGGGAAGCCAGCAATCTGGTGGGCAATAATCGACAGGCGGGTTGGGCAGTAGATGGTCCTACTCGCAAACAGAATTGTAAAGTGATGCTGGTTGCGGATCAATCGGTATCAGTCCCGGCTGAGGCCACAATCAAAATAAAACTGATACACGAGACTCTAAACAACCATAACATCGGGAAGTTCCGACTTTCCACCTCTTCTGCTCCCGCCGGTACTTTAGGGTTAAAGGGATCGCAAGTTCCGGAGAACATTCGAAAGATACTGGAAATCGATAAGTCCAAACGAAGCGATACACAAAAATCGGAATTGACCAAGTACTTCCGTTCTTTCGGTTCGGGTCCGATTCAAGAAACGGAATCTCAAATCAAAGCCCTGAAAGCCAAGCGCCAGGAATTACTAGCCAGGCAACCTAGTGTCATGGTCATGAAGGAAATGCCAACCCCGCGCGATGCCTTCGTGTTGATCCGGGGTCAATACGATCGAAAGGGAGAGCAGGTGTCGGCTGGTTTGCCCGCTTCTCTGCCTCGACCAGACTCCAAATTGCCGATGAATCGTCTTGGCCTCGCCAAATGGATGGTTCAGGATAGCAATCCCTTGACGGCCCGTGTTTGGGTAAATCGGGCCTGGGAGCGATTTTTCGGAACCGGGCTGGTCAAGACATCGGAAAATCTAGGTTCTCAAGCAGAATTCCCTTCACACCCCGAACTCCTAGATTGGCTGGCCGCCGAGTTCATGAAGCCGGAAAATCTGCCTCAGGTGGCCGGCGAACCTGCACATAATTGGGACATGAAAGCCCTCCATAAACTTTTGGTGCTGAGTGCTACCTATCGGCAGTCAGCGCAAACGACCAAGGAATTGTTGGAGAAAGATCCAGAAAATCGACTGCTGGCGCGTGGCCCGCGTTTCCGGCTCTCCGGTGAAGTCTTGCGCGATCAGGCCCTTTTCGTGAGTGGTTTAATGATCGAAAAAATCGGTGGCCCTAGCGTGCGTCCTTATATGCCCGAGGGAGTTTGGGACGAGACCAGTCGTTATGGGGATTTGCGAGGCTACAAACCGGATAACGGCGAAGGCCTTTATCGAAGATCGCTGTACACAATCTGGAAAAGAACCGCCGCGCCGCCTTCGATGCTGATTTTCGACTCCCCCAGTCGCGAGTATTGCGCGGTCAAGCGATCTCGGACTAATACACCGCTCCAGGCACTCTCCCTTCTGAATGAAATCACCTTCGTAGAAGCTTCCCGCAAGTTCGCAGAAAGAATGCTACTCGAGGGAGGAACTACCCCGTCCGAGCGACTTCGATATGGCTTCCGACTGGCGACTTCGCGAGAACCAACTCCTCAGGAAGAACTGATTCTTCTGGATGGCTTGAAAAAGGATTTTCAAAAGTTTCGCGACAAAGCCAGTTCCGCGGAAGAACTTTTGAAAGTCGGCAAGACCGCTCGAAATCCAAAACTCGATCCGGCGGAACTTGCCGCGTATACTCTAACCGCCAACGTGTTACTCAACCTCGACGAAGTCGTCTCCCGCTGA
- a CDS encoding SMP-30/gluconolactonase/LRE family protein: MRYWTIGFLLTVFAPKGFCQSLVFEKDSQLKVECEGGGEGPAWHPALGVFMTGHDGAINRMDSTGKVSVYRKDAGANGLVFDREGRLLSCEPKQRRITRTERDGTIKVLTDSYESHRYNEPNDITLDSKGRIYFTDPCYGDRSKLEMFDADKKIVEGVYRIDLNGKVTRILGRELERPNGILITPDDKYLYVADNDNNALNGARKLYRFDLKSDGSVKLGSRKLIFDWKKGRGPDGLKQDKEGRLYVAGGLNKPNPPFEPDTNVKGGIYVFDKQGKFLEFLSVPKDEVTNCAFGSEDHKTLYITGGGTLYSIRTKTPGYLIWPKAK, from the coding sequence ATGCGATATTGGACCATTGGCTTTCTACTCACTGTTTTTGCTCCGAAGGGCTTTTGTCAATCCCTCGTCTTTGAGAAAGACTCCCAGCTCAAAGTGGAATGCGAAGGCGGCGGCGAAGGACCAGCATGGCATCCGGCCCTGGGGGTTTTCATGACCGGTCATGACGGGGCCATTAACAGGATGGACTCGACCGGGAAAGTTTCGGTTTATCGAAAAGATGCCGGAGCTAACGGGTTGGTCTTTGATCGGGAGGGGAGATTGCTTTCCTGCGAACCAAAACAAAGACGAATCACTCGCACGGAGCGGGATGGCACGATCAAGGTGCTGACCGATTCCTATGAATCGCACCGATACAACGAACCCAATGACATCACTCTCGATTCCAAAGGGCGAATTTATTTCACTGATCCTTGCTATGGGGATCGATCGAAACTCGAGATGTTCGATGCCGACAAGAAAATCGTCGAAGGAGTTTACCGGATCGATTTGAATGGAAAAGTGACCCGAATTCTTGGTCGGGAGTTGGAACGACCCAATGGCATCCTGATCACTCCAGACGACAAATATCTCTATGTCGCGGACAACGACAATAATGCCTTGAATGGAGCTAGGAAACTCTACCGCTTCGATTTGAAATCGGATGGTTCGGTCAAACTGGGTAGTCGGAAACTGATCTTCGATTGGAAAAAGGGGCGCGGGCCGGATGGATTAAAACAGGATAAAGAGGGCCGACTGTACGTGGCTGGAGGATTGAATAAACCCAATCCTCCTTTCGAACCAGACACAAATGTCAAAGGAGGAATCTACGTCTTCGATAAGCAGGGTAAATTCCTGGAATTTCTTTCGGTACCCAAGGATGAAGTCACAAATTGTGCATTTGGCTCGGAAGATCACAAAACGCTCTACATCACCGGAGGCGGAACACTGTATAGCATCCGAACCAAAACCCCTGGCTATTTGATCTGGCCGAAAGCCAAGTAA
- a CDS encoding GNAT family N-acetyltransferase, whose translation MIEFELQPHLIGNLIELRPLVPEDWDKLFAVASDPKIWEVHPAFDRYQEPVFRKFFEDAIKSRGALVALDRKSGEVIGSSRYAILDLDKREIEIGWSFLARAYWGGSYNGEMKKLMLQHAFPFFERVLFMVGENNIRSRKALEKIGAVLTQRSDTRQMAGKMVTHVIYQIEKSAYLKQ comes from the coding sequence GTGATAGAATTTGAGCTTCAACCTCACTTAATCGGCAATTTGATCGAACTTAGACCACTGGTACCGGAAGATTGGGACAAACTCTTTGCTGTGGCTTCGGATCCGAAGATCTGGGAGGTTCATCCCGCTTTCGATCGTTATCAGGAACCGGTTTTTCGCAAGTTTTTCGAGGACGCAATCAAATCCCGCGGTGCGCTGGTAGCCCTGGATCGAAAGTCTGGTGAAGTCATCGGATCCTCCCGATACGCGATATTGGATCTGGACAAACGGGAAATCGAAATTGGCTGGAGCTTTCTGGCACGGGCTTATTGGGGAGGTAGCTATAACGGAGAAATGAAGAAGTTGATGCTCCAGCATGCCTTCCCGTTTTTCGAACGCGTGCTCTTCATGGTGGGCGAGAATAATATTCGCTCCCGCAAGGCCCTCGAAAAGATTGGAGCCGTTCTCACCCAGCGCAGCGATACCCGTCAGATGGCAGGGAAAATGGTCACGCACGTGATCTATCAGATCGAGAAAAGTGCATATTTGAAGCAGTAG
- a CDS encoding glycoside hydrolase family 32 protein has protein sequence MKYLTLLTWFLAFYSIAFAKNREEPDLLIADFEGETYGDWKTTGEAFGPGPAKGTLPNQMHVTGYKGKGLVNSYFQGDDSVGTLTSPSFKLERKFINFLIGGGKNQEKLSMNLIIENKVVRKSTGSNDKPGGSELLEADSWDVGEFLGKNAVIQIVDHAQGGWGHILVDHIVQSNKKAALSKRDVLRDFQIEKKYLNIPIKNGSPAKVLTLLVDGREEVQNGIELADGEPDWWAVMDVSKYHGRKITLKVDKLTEDSKALSSIVQSEHKRDSENLYQKKNRGQFHFSSQRGWLNDPNGLVYFNGEYHLFYQHNPYGWSWGNMHWGHAVSNDLLHWKELGDALAPDRFGPMFSGSAVVDWKNTSGFGTEGKPPIVLIYTAAGNPTTQCIAFSTDGRTFTKYDRNPVLPQITGGNRDPKVFWYEPTQRWVMVLYVELQGKHTVHFFNSANLKDWTLASIIESPAPKTNLLFECPDFFELPIDGDKNQRKWILTAANSEYLIGQFDGKKFTPESGRLTGQRGRGFYAAQTYSDVPSKDGRRIQIGWFQTVTPGVPFNQSMTIPLELKLTSTSEGPRMTWNPVREMDSLRVRSKKLAPITLKEGSENPLAEFSAELVEIRLEFEPGKESVLNLNVRGAQLSYDSKTEMLSVNNVKVHAPMQLRKQQIAVYCDRTGLEVFASSGLIYVPLPFQPKAADKNLSLKVTSGVVQANSLQVHELSSIWK, from the coding sequence ATGAAATACTTAACGCTTCTCACTTGGTTCCTGGCATTTTACTCAATCGCATTTGCAAAGAATCGCGAAGAACCTGATTTGCTGATTGCCGATTTTGAAGGTGAAACTTATGGAGATTGGAAAACTACGGGAGAAGCTTTCGGCCCGGGTCCTGCGAAAGGTACTCTCCCCAACCAGATGCACGTTACAGGTTATAAAGGAAAAGGCCTGGTAAACTCCTACTTCCAGGGAGATGATTCAGTCGGCACCCTCACTTCCCCATCCTTCAAACTCGAACGAAAGTTCATTAACTTTCTGATCGGCGGAGGCAAAAACCAGGAAAAACTGTCGATGAATCTGATCATCGAAAACAAAGTTGTTCGCAAATCGACGGGCTCGAACGATAAACCCGGCGGCAGCGAATTGCTGGAGGCCGATTCCTGGGATGTCGGCGAATTCCTGGGAAAGAATGCTGTGATTCAGATCGTCGATCATGCCCAGGGCGGCTGGGGGCATATTCTTGTCGACCATATCGTGCAGAGCAACAAAAAAGCGGCCCTATCGAAGCGGGATGTCCTCAGGGATTTTCAGATCGAGAAGAAATATCTCAACATACCGATCAAAAATGGCAGCCCTGCTAAAGTTTTGACACTTCTCGTCGATGGTCGTGAAGAAGTTCAGAATGGCATCGAACTTGCCGACGGTGAACCCGACTGGTGGGCCGTGATGGATGTGAGCAAGTATCACGGTAGAAAAATTACGCTGAAGGTCGATAAATTAACCGAGGATTCCAAGGCTCTTTCCTCTATCGTGCAGTCCGAGCACAAGCGCGATTCCGAGAATCTTTATCAGAAAAAAAATCGAGGACAGTTTCACTTCTCTTCACAACGTGGCTGGTTGAACGATCCCAACGGTCTGGTTTACTTCAACGGCGAGTATCACCTTTTCTACCAGCACAATCCCTACGGTTGGAGCTGGGGAAATATGCACTGGGGACATGCCGTCAGCAATGATTTGCTGCACTGGAAAGAATTAGGGGATGCTCTGGCACCAGACCGATTTGGCCCGATGTTCAGTGGAAGTGCCGTTGTTGATTGGAAGAATACCAGTGGATTCGGTACTGAGGGAAAGCCGCCGATCGTGCTGATCTATACGGCGGCTGGTAATCCAACGACTCAATGTATTGCATTCAGTACCGATGGTCGAACTTTCACCAAATATGATCGAAATCCGGTGTTACCCCAAATCACCGGAGGTAACCGCGATCCGAAGGTGTTCTGGTACGAACCGACGCAGAGATGGGTGATGGTTCTTTATGTGGAATTGCAAGGGAAGCATACCGTTCATTTTTTTAATTCTGCGAATCTCAAGGATTGGACTCTGGCGAGCATAATCGAAAGTCCAGCACCCAAAACCAATCTCCTTTTCGAATGTCCCGATTTTTTTGAGCTCCCGATTGACGGCGATAAGAATCAACGCAAATGGATTCTGACGGCTGCGAATAGTGAATATCTGATCGGCCAATTTGACGGGAAAAAATTTACGCCCGAATCCGGTCGCTTGACCGGACAAAGGGGGCGCGGCTTTTACGCCGCTCAGACCTACAGTGATGTACCTAGCAAAGATGGTCGCAGAATACAGATCGGCTGGTTCCAAACCGTAACGCCTGGCGTGCCGTTCAATCAATCGATGACCATTCCCCTGGAATTGAAATTGACTTCAACTAGTGAAGGTCCACGGATGACCTGGAATCCTGTTCGTGAGATGGATTCACTTCGAGTACGATCGAAAAAACTTGCCCCGATCACTCTAAAAGAAGGTAGCGAGAATCCTTTGGCCGAATTTTCGGCCGAACTTGTAGAAATACGACTGGAATTCGAGCCGGGAAAAGAGAGTGTTTTGAATTTGAATGTGCGGGGTGCCCAACTCTCTTACGATTCCAAAACGGAGATGCTCAGTGTAAACAATGTCAAAGTCCATGCACCCATGCAATTGCGCAAACAGCAAATTGCTGTCTATTGCGACCGAACGGGACTTGAAGTCTTTGCAAGTAGCGGTTTGATCTATGTCCCATTGCCGTTCCAGCCCAAAGCGGCGGATAAAAACTTGAGTCTCAAAGTCACATCAGGAGTTGTGCAAGCGAATTCACTGCAAGTTCATGAACTCTCTTCGATTTGGAAATAG